Genomic DNA from Paenibacillus sp. KS-LC4:
GTGAAATAGTTGATCGGGGAATTACATTTATCAACGAGGCAGACGAGGAAGAGTTTGTCTCCTACAGCCAGCTTTACGAGCGTTCGCTATGTCTGCTTCAGGACTTGCGTCAACACGGGGTGCAGGCGGGCCACGAGCTGTTGTTGCAAATACAGGATAACCGATTGTTTCTTGAAGTTTTCTGGGCTTGCATACTGGGGCGGATCATCGCCGTCCCGGTAACCGTGGCAACCAATGATGAAACGAAGCTGAAGGTCAATAAGGTTTGGGGTAAATTAGGCACCCCGCATATGATTGGCAGCGAAGCAACGATGAACGGTTTGGCTTCTTTTGCAGAGGAGAACCCGGAATGTGGTCCAAGTGTTGACGTCATGAAAGCCCGATTTATAAATACGGCGTCCTTAAAAGGGGAAAGCAGTGCGGAGCTTATGGAGGCTCAGCCGGAGGATATTGCCTTTATTCAATTCTCTTCTGGATCGACGGGCGACCCAAAAGGTGTGATTCTAACCCATAGCAACGTGATGGCGAACGTTGCAGCTATGCAGAAGGTATGGAATTTAGATGCAGGCGGGCGGGTATTAAGCTGGATGCCGCTCACGCATGACATGGGTTTAATTGCGATGCATCTGTTGCATGCCTTTACACAATCCTCGCAGTTTATTATGCGGACGAAGCTGTTTATTCTTAACCCGCTTCTGTGGATAGAGAAGGCGAATAAGCATCGCATTAATATGCTGTACAGTCCTAATTTCGGCTATAAATATTTTTTGGCCTTTTATGATCAAGAGCATGACTACGGCTGGGACTTATCCGGCCTATCCTGCCTTTGCAACGGGGCCGAGCCCATATCAACGGAAATTAGCGAGCGTTTTATAGAGCAGCTAGCAAAGTATAATCTCCCGCAGACAGCTATGAGACCGGCATACGGGCTTGCTGAGGGAACGGTTGGCGTTTGCTTCACCCCTCAGCTTGAGCCGTTCAAGTCTGTGGCTGTGGATCGGAGATTTCTCCAGGTAGGAGAGACCGTGCGATTACTCCAACGAGGGGAGCCAAACAGTCTGCTTTATGTAGATGTTGGTGGTCCCATTGACAGCTGCGAAGTTATGATTGCGGATGAACAGGGCAGTCCGCTTCCTATGTGTACGGTTGGTTACATTTTAATTAAAGGGCCGAGCGTCACCCGAGGCTACTATAACGAACCAGAAGCAGCTGAAAAGCTGGCAGATGGCTGGCTGAATACAGCGGATATTGGATTTATGCTTCATGGGCGGCTAGTCGTTGTTGGAAGGGCAAAGGACATCTTATTCGTCAACGGGCAAAATGTTTTTTTCCATGACATTGAAAGAGTGGCGGAGGAAGTAGACGGGGTCGAGCTATGGAACGTCGCAGCCTGCGCTGCGAAAGGGAAGCTGGCGGATACGGAGGAAGCATGCTTGTTCCTGCTGTACAGAAGTAAAAATCTGGAGGCGTTCTGCGGGCTTGCCAGCCGGGTCAAGCAGCATATTCACCGGAAAATGGGCATCTTTATCGACCATGTTATCCCTGTCAAATCCATACCGAAAACAACGAGCGGAAAAATACAGCGCTATAAGCTGGGG
This window encodes:
- a CDS encoding non-ribosomal peptide synthetase, translating into MDKQQLMHHIFAANREIVDRGITFINEADEEEFVSYSQLYERSLCLLQDLRQHGVQAGHELLLQIQDNRLFLEVFWACILGRIIAVPVTVATNDETKLKVNKVWGKLGTPHMIGSEATMNGLASFAEENPECGPSVDVMKARFINTASLKGESSAELMEAQPEDIAFIQFSSGSTGDPKGVILTHSNVMANVAAMQKVWNLDAGGRVLSWMPLTHDMGLIAMHLLHAFTQSSQFIMRTKLFILNPLLWIEKANKHRINMLYSPNFGYKYFLAFYDQEHDYGWDLSGLSCLCNGAEPISTEISERFIEQLAKYNLPQTAMRPAYGLAEGTVGVCFTPQLEPFKSVAVDRRFLQVGETVRLLQRGEPNSLLYVDVGGPIDSCEVMIADEQGSPLPMCTVGYILIKGPSVTRGYYNEPEAAEKLADGWLNTADIGFMLHGRLVVVGRAKDILFVNGQNVFFHDIERVAEEVDGVELWNVAACAAKGKLADTEEACLFLLYRSKNLEAFCGLASRVKQHIHRKMGIFIDHVIPVKSIPKTTSGKIQRYKLGEQYTSGQFDSLIRNIESIKSKQAASENTEQLLLRLCQDLLGRELGIHDHFNESGGNSLILTQLSDELEKWHGLRVSVPDLYKYPTIDKLTAFIDRGGSLRLPSVSMDEAYFNKEGSQGVSTFEAELDSETCSVLQAMADEAKTDLKHVLLSGFLYLLKLASGEDIIHVQVAADENQFRSLTIDFAEVNSLEALIELAVTKLEARSGNEDGDDDDSVYTAKDLDRIQQSEELRILPLFVIQADAASTQGQWLEVFDLVVELAEYDEQVEVLCGFNSRKLKEHKIKELFTQYMLLLADIVENSDKVSV